The genomic interval GAccaattttaaactttattaaaattcactgtagactggagtaatgatgctgaaaattcagctttgatcacaggattaatttacatttgaacagaacttcacatagaaagcagatatctaaaattgtaataatatttcacaatttttaccgcattttaccacattttttggatcaaataaatgcagccttgagcaGAAAAGGCATCTTTTAGAAACATCTTACTGACACTAAGCTTGAACAGTAGTTTAAAACAACTGTAATGAGATTCTTTTTTTGTGCAAGTTTGAACATGTTTTCCTCACCTTACTTACAACATACAATAGATGACCCAAAACAATAGACTACTGTTTTCCTTTCTATGTAATTTGctgatttatgattttaaaaaacaaggaGAGGAAGTTGTCATGAAAAGCACCAAACATCTTTTGTCTCTGAAGAGCCCAGGACGTCCTCTTCAAGACACGTAAACTATTCTGAGACATTCCCTAACACACACGTCCTCAAAGGAACAAAAAATACCCAGCTGTCCTAGGAGAACCAGatatgatattttaataaaattacagagGACAGTCCCGTCTGATAGAGTCTTTACAGCACAGAAACGAAAGCAGAACTGAAAGATCACTTTGTAAAAATCCTCCACCACTAAAATCATATTTCACGCGCCACACACAAGCGCCTACTGTTAGATCCTACACAAGATCATCTGTATCTAAGAAAAACTCTTCAGTATATGAGCTTCGAAACTACATTCAAGCATTTAAACATGGCAAAGAGCCCAGATTAAAAAAACTCCAGTCAGTTTCAGCACACGGAAAtgcaaaatgaaatgcaaaataaaactaaaaataaaattcttgaCCTGCTGctttgttaaaatgaaaaaaataaactgtacaAATTTACACTAACTCCATATATCAGACATGCACATACCATATAAAAGCAACATGATTATGGTTTATTAAAGTGAAAGGCCGTACCTGGAGTGTCCGATGTCGTCGTACAGGATCTGTAGACATTTGTGTGGTTTGGTGATGTTGTTCTCATGATCAGGGATAAATTCAGAGCCATTGGCCGTAGTGGGAAACACACTGGTATTGGTATAATGGAGCAACCTTTCCACACCAGTCACAGTCTCCAGCATTCTGGATTAAACCTCTGCAAGGCAAACAACCACTTCAGATTACATTCATACTCACAcataaagcataaaaacaacttactTGCATgcaacacacacattttcacaAGATCAGATTCAATAAAACAATGACAGgagagtttaaaataaattaaaaaattaaaaatgtaaatttatgaatgtttaatttaagagaaattaaagctaaactgaaaaattacaacgcacaaatgaaaactgaataaaatattaccaAACACTATGatagtgtataaataataataaaaataacacagccCCACTTCGACAATTTACTCACTGTTTTTAAATCAGGCATCACATTGTCAAATcaatttcatttgaaaaaaaaaaatgttacattgtgTCAGAGATCGGAATGTTTCGAACGCATGAAATGTAACAAAGTTTCTCCGctggaatgtgtgtgtgtatttacacaTATTTGACGTTACATAACACAATCACagtctgtatgaccaaaaacaACACATGCTGATCCGAACACAAGAATAAAGCGTCGGTGATCTAGAATTTTCCTGTTTTACTACACGAACGCGATATGTTTATATTGTAACGTATTTTATGACACAATTCACACACAGCGCGCGGATATATCAGCTGATAAACCTCAAAAACACAGCTCACCTTTAACTACTGAAGATCTCAGATCAGAGCCGGTGTGCTTCAGTGTTGCCGTGATCATAAGTTATTAGTTGAGGCATAATAACTTTCGTCAGTGTGTCGGCGGTTTGTTGTTTACAGGCGGAATGAAACTGATGCGTCAGTCGCGATTCGCTTGTCAGATAAAAGTCGCCGTGAATGCGTTATCGtatcaaagatggccgccatctaTGCGacctttcaaaataaaagacttaCTGAAAGCGCTAaatgcatatttgtgaccccggaccacaaaatcttaagtagcaccggtatatacattgtatgggtcagactcatggatttttcttttatgccaaaaatcgttagaatattaaataaagatcatgacataaatatattttgtaaatgtcctaccgtaaatatatgaaaacgtaATATTTGATTACTAATGTGCATTGCTGGACAGCtataaaggcgattttctcaatttatttattttttgccaaatatggttctatcttaacaaaccatacatcaatggaaagcttatttattcagctttcaggtgatgcataaatctcaatttccaaaaattgacccttatgactggttttgtgatccagggtcacatttgtgtacatttaaatgctacTCTGATAGCTTATGCAGTACTGtagcttcatttttttttttttaatttcacactaatatttgattttatgtgTTGATGTTGCTTTGCTCTGCACTTGTTGTCtgttacattatttacatttaaatcttattaatacaattaatacacATCTATGCTTTATCATTACCAAAATACGAACAGATTTTTTGTAATCATACATAAAGCAAgctagcattttaatttatataaaacaaaaacgatACAGAAGGCACCTCTTCTAGGagacacttcaaaataaaagcgtCCGTCCGACATGGATGGTCGGCATGTAAGCaactcttcaaaataaaaaatcaaaaattaaataaaatacgaTACAATAATTTACACAACAAACAATACACTATAATAGAATATCTAAAAAATggtaaatgctgtttatttaaatttagacAGAAGCAAGTATTAATAAACACGTTCAAACAAAAGCACAGCATTAGAACAGAATTAGAAGTGTATTCTTAAAGTTAAACAAATGCCACATGCTCAAATGCAATATCACATACCTAACACAGTACTGCAAAGAATGCAGTGCAATGCAGTGAATGCATGTGGCAATCTAGTGCAGAATGATGCAGCATAAGTGAGCATTAAAGACATATTGCATCATAACATCATGACAACAGGATAAGTATGAATGAATAAGGTTTAAGAAAATTTTAGCAGTTGGTTGAATAAGGTTAAAGCAGCGAAGAAACAAGTGATTTTCTCTAGTGGCCACTTTAATCTCCCAGTGAAGTTTGCAGAGTCAAATTAAATATGCTGCTCACCACACCTAAAGTCAACAGTGTAGTAAAGCGTTTGTTTGAAGCCACTAGTTGACAGTTATGTGTGCTTTGGGCTGACCAGACATCATCCTTACAGCCAGATACACCGGGTGCGTAAAGCTGACTTCAAAAGTGTGCAGATGAGTTTTATCCCCACTCACATCACTAATACTGTAAAACGCTAAAGTGCCAGTACTAAAGCTGAGACGTATCTCCATTCTCTTCAGAGATGGTGTACGTCTAAGCGGTGTGTCCTTTCCTTTCTCATACGCCCTCAGAAGGTTATCACAGTACATGAGGCACCAGGATCCAGCGCTGCTCTCCAGACCGCTACCAGAACCAGATCTGGGCAGGTCGCCGTAACACACGGCCAGAACCCAAGAACAACCTTCAGCCTGAAAGTTCCAGAGGTGTTCTCCTCGGACGAAGTTCTGGGAGCTCAAAGCCTGGAAGAAACTGGTGAACCTCTGAGAACTGGCTGGATACGGCTGTTTGGCTACGCTGAACGACACCGTTTTGAGGTCTTCGGATAAAACCAGGTTGGGATGGATGGTTTCGGGGTTGAACGTCACCTCGGAAGGGTTGAGAACGACACGTAGAGACCGTTGAGCGGATCCGAGTCCGAGACGGAGTTGGGTATTTTGGTTCTCGATCTTCTCACAGACTTTCTTCAAATTGTTGGACAATTCCAGATCGCTTGAGGCGTCCTGCAGAGGCTCCACGGACAAGCTGGTAAGCTGGTTCTCGATGTCTCGGACTCCGTCGCTAAAACACGAATCATCCGTCTCATCCATTAACGTGTTGACTTGAAGTTCAGCTGCTCTCAGTTGCTTCTGGAGGTCTGTCAGCATTCGCACTCTTTTCTCAACAGCATCTTCTCTGGGTTTCAACTCGGCCTCTAGAAGCTTCAACACAGTTGCACGGTAGGTCTTCACCAGCTCTGTCATCTCCTCCAATACGCTGCTCACATCTTTCCTCAGATCTGCATGCGTCTCTGAAAGCACAGCCTCTCTGGCCGTTTCTTTATTCACCTGATTATCTACTAAAGTGAGCTTTTCTTGAAGATTAGTTATGATGGGATTCAGTCTAGACTTTCGTTCACTGGTTTCAGTCTCTACTTTCTCAGAATCTGTTGATGTGCACACATCAGCGTCTTCTGAAGACGGTTGGTCATtgattattttgtcttctgcaaTGGATTGAACCACACTGACGCTGTTGGCTTTGTAGTTCTCAACTATCTGTTTTAGTTTGATGTTTCTCGGGAGGGATTCTGGGCTGAGATGTTCCTGTCCACATACTGGGCAGCAAAGTACTTGATCAAATCCAGAATTTTTATCCCTCTCTGGTGTTTCCAGACAAATTAGGCAGAAACTGTGAGCGCAGGGAAGTGTGACGGGGTCGAGAAAGAGATGGAGACAGATGGGACAGGTGAGCTCTGACTCCAAAGAGCCGTCAGGAGACCCGTGTGCCATTATGATTG from Labeo rohita strain BAU-BD-2019 chromosome 6, IGBB_LRoh.1.0, whole genome shotgun sequence carries:
- the trim107 gene encoding E3 ubiquitin-protein ligase TRIM39 isoform X2; protein product: MAHGSPDGSLESELTCPICLHLFLDPVTLPCAHSFCLICLETPERDKNSGFDQVLCCPVCGQEHLSPESLPRNIKLKQIVENYKANSVSVVQSIAEDKIINDQPSSEDADVCTSTDSEKVETETSERKSRLNPIITNLQEKLTLVDNQVNKETAREAVLSETHADLRKDVSSVLEEMTELVKTYRATVLKLLEAELKPREDAVEKRVRMLTDLQKQLRAAELQVNTLMDETDDSCFSDGVRDIENQLTSLSVEPLQDASSDLELSNNLKKVCEKIENQNTQLRLGLGSAQRSLRVVLNPSEVTFNPETIHPNLVLSEDLKTVSFSVAKQPYPASSQRFTSFFQALSSQNFVRGEHLWNFQAEGCSWVLAVCYGDLPRSGSGSGLESSAGSWCLMYCDNLLRAYEKGKDTPLRRTPSLKRMEIRLSFSTGTLAFYSISDVSGDKTHLHTFEVSFTHPVYLAVRMMSGQPKAHITVN
- the trim107 gene encoding E3 ubiquitin-protein ligase TRIM39 isoform X1, yielding MQITAALSTPVTLSVCRSTITAVLHVANTPASILGAPNLNLQKAIIMAHGSPDGSLESELTCPICLHLFLDPVTLPCAHSFCLICLETPERDKNSGFDQVLCCPVCGQEHLSPESLPRNIKLKQIVENYKANSVSVVQSIAEDKIINDQPSSEDADVCTSTDSEKVETETSERKSRLNPIITNLQEKLTLVDNQVNKETAREAVLSETHADLRKDVSSVLEEMTELVKTYRATVLKLLEAELKPREDAVEKRVRMLTDLQKQLRAAELQVNTLMDETDDSCFSDGVRDIENQLTSLSVEPLQDASSDLELSNNLKKVCEKIENQNTQLRLGLGSAQRSLRVVLNPSEVTFNPETIHPNLVLSEDLKTVSFSVAKQPYPASSQRFTSFFQALSSQNFVRGEHLWNFQAEGCSWVLAVCYGDLPRSGSGSGLESSAGSWCLMYCDNLLRAYEKGKDTPLRRTPSLKRMEIRLSFSTGTLAFYSISDVSGDKTHLHTFEVSFTHPVYLAVRMMSGQPKAHITVN